The Acipenser ruthenus chromosome 30, fAciRut3.2 maternal haplotype, whole genome shotgun sequence genome includes the window CTGACACAGCAGAGAAGAGGTCCAGTCGTTTGAATCATCCATGCTCTCTGGGACTCCCTTATCCATCAAAGAGGCTTCTCTGGAAAGGTTCTGCATGATGGCTTGAAgatccacagcctggggagggcAATTGTGAAGATCCACAGTTGATGATCCAATGGGGCTTGGAGATTCCTTTTCACTGGGTGCTGAGGACACCCGGCTGCCGTGGTGGGAGCTTCCACTGTGGACCTCGCTTGAAGGCATCATCCCAGCTTCATCTCTCGCACACAGCACGTGCTTTGAGGAGCTTACAGGCCCTGATGGGGAACAAGAAGCAGGTCTGGGAGTATGAAAGCTGCTTGGCCTCAGGACTCTCCAGTCTTCCTGCCTGTTTTTTATTTCCTCCGTGGCTGGAAGCTGGCTCTGGCTCTCGGAGATCTGCAGCTGCTCTAGAGCGCTCTGGAGCTGGAGAAGCTTCAGCTCCTGCAGGGCTCCCATCATACTGTTCATCTGATCATGCAGGCCGTCCCCAGACTCCTTCATTGAGAGCTGTGGAAACAGGGAGTTACAATCCAATCAGCCAAACAGGGGATTACACAGATAATCTTTTCACATTGTTAATCTGTAGCCCTTTGGAGACCAAAAGTGCCACTGAACCCATTAGATACATTACAGCCATGACTAAATTTGTAAATTGACTGAATCGTGTAAagtttaaatgtacatttaaaaaaatgtttttgtaacaatttaataaaatagtTAACCAACTTTTATATTTGTGTTCAGATAATATGctttttgttgtatgttatgttgTCGTTTTTATTAATATCGTAATTGAGGTTTAATATCTATCTGGAAAGAAAGTGTTTTAAAAACGTAAGAAATCTCCCAAGGCTTTTTCCAAAAGTTTTGCTGAAAAAATATTCTAAGCAACACGAATActcattttttttacagcagtaaACATTATAATTTGCTGTACCATTAATATGCATGCTGGTAATGTGTGATGTGCATACTCTGCTGAGGTAACAGTATTGCATCGTGCTTCTCTGCTGCGTTCAGTTCCTTGTACATCTAGTCTGTTGGACACATTTCTGTATTTCTGTCATTTAGTCCATATTGTGTTACCAAATCCCACTGCCAAGCATATGCTGCACACTCCCAACTGCCAGCAGCACACAGCAGCTGTTCAGCCTTTTAAAGCATGCGAAGATCACCATGAAAGAGCTctgcattgacacacacacagagccacacactTTCTATAGAGCTCCTCACTTTACTGGAGCCATCAGGGTCGCCATCAAAACGAACCCAATTATGCTTCATCCTTTGTTTTTTAAGGATAATTGGGAAAGCTCTGCCTGCCAGCACTGTTTCCGATGGAAGCTGTGAATGTCACTGCAGGGCAGGAGAGCTGTGAAGAGTCCTCAGCCTGCGCTGCTCCCTCTCTGTGCAGCTGACCACATGCTCTGTGTATTTCTTAGTGATGGTTTTACATGCAAAGAGCTGAACCAGGGGCCTTTCTCCGAAGAGTGaataaagaaataacagaaaaatTATTTTACTCTgaacagtttatataatatagGCTTTtatgaactcctattttttgaataGAGAAGATTTTGTGCTAATGTTAAGACATGAGAAATGAACAACCCGAGAGGGCGTAAAAAGACCTTGGAATTATATTGACGTGTTTGTTcgcttctagttttgtaaaatctaCTTTAGGAGTTAATTCAAGACTGGATTAAACTATCCTTACATCTCTGATTGGTTGGCTCTGGTTTTTGAGGGGTATTTTTCCAGTCAAACAAGAGGAATCTTGCAGGAGTTGAACGAGGAAAACCCCAAACTGAAGGTTAACTGTGTCTGCTTGGGTTCTCTCCCTGTATGCTTTGACTTCATCTCATTCAATATGAATGTGTACTTCCTTACTAAGCAGCCTGAAAGGTCAATGAGAGACCAGGCATCTTTGACTGAGGCACACAGCTTCtctctgtgcagtgcagtgctctgAGTGCTGGCTTTGTGAGAACCTGACCCTGGCCAGGGGTCATTAGAGCTTTCCATCATAACTTCAGACAAagaaacaaactccatttcaacaGGAAGGCAGTACTTTGAgaatgttttaaataacatgacAGTGGAATGGACCGCCCCTGTACTTAAAGGTATTCCCGAGTTAGTATATTCTAGGATATACTCAGGGTACATCAGCGGTATATCCTGCCATAACCCCCTATTCATATTCAATTGTTCTCCTTATCACAGAGATTCATTCTCGTTATCACAAATAGCACAGGTTCATATGGCCGCCAAATACAGCGTTCCAGTCCCGTATAGTAAATGCAGTGCTAAACAGCAGTCTTGGGTAACTGAATTTATCACTTTTATTTGCCTGTTTAATCTGCAGTCCTGTCATCAGCATTTCAGAGAAGATGAACGGCTGCTTCTAAGATGAATGCATCTGAGTTTAATGACTCCTCCCAATCCAGCCGGACCTGTCAGCATATGAAGGACTGTTTCATGATGGATATTCATGGATCACTGGACTGATTGTAAACCAGggtctgtgctctctctgtgtgtgtgtgtgtgtgtgtgtgtgtgtgtgtgcgtgtgcatgtgtgcgtgtgtgtgtgcgtgcgtgtgtgtgtgtccactGTAGCTGTCAGACATTTAAATAGGCATGTAAAGTTAATACTGGTATTGATGTAGCTGGTTGTATAATTCTACACAtttatactgtaaaatatggAAGTGAATAAAAACAAGTACCGCTACACAGTAAATAAACTGTTTACATGAAATAAATCACAGAAATAAACACGATTCACAAAGGGGCTTTCAACACGCCAATCTGATTTAACAAAACTTTATCAAGCTGAGTCTTTAAAGATCTCAGTGACTctacctcaacaacatgactaggctgcccattccatcccctcaccagtCTCTAAAGATCTCAGTGACTCTACCTCAACAACGTGACTAGGCagcccatcccatcccctcaccagtCTAAAGATCTCAGTGACTctacctcaacaacatgactaggctgcccattccatcccctcaccagtCTCTAAAGATCTCAGTGACTctacctcaacaacatgactagtctgcccatcccatcccctcaccagtCTCTAAAGATCTCAGTGACTCTACCTCAACAaaatgactaggcagcccattccatcccctcaccagtCTAAAGATCTCAGTGACTctacctcaacaacatgactagtctgcccatcccatcccctcaccagtCTCTAAAGATCTCAGTGACTctacctcaacaacatgactaggcagcccattccatcccctcaccagtCTAAAgatctctcctgtgtgaactcagTGTTCTAATACtagcattgtattttaatattgagGGTGCctcaaacattgttttttttcttcgtgATTTTTCGTTTAGATTTTTGGTTCTTTCAGAACCGATCATCGGTACGGACCATCTTTTAGCTCTGGTCtaaatcaaacatttaaaaacaaaagcattgctttgcctgtaaataaacatgcagtagTACCTAATCACATCTCACCAACATGCTGGGAGTGTTCTGTTTATGGAACAAAGTGTTATCTGAGTACGGCCGTAAGTGGGGACTTGCAGGAAAAAGCAATGTTCAGAAATGGAAACGGTGAATTTATAAACCAGGTGGTATTAATGTCAGGTCTATTGTGGTGAAAGGGAAGGAAGTAACAGGGAAACAGAAACCACAGCAAAACACAGGACTACAGTAATAATATGATCATGCATTGACACGTTGACACAACACCATACTAATACATGcacatacacattttaaaaatatatatatttattcattttattttatttttttacaacgtCCAAAGGAGCTATCTTTAACTACAGTATTTACCAAAACACAGAGTGGAGCGTGAGAAACCTGTGTATGCAGAAatctataaaattaaaataaactgatgAAATTTGAACCAACTCTGTCGCTGGGAGCGGTACATCTGGATAGGGGCGTGTCATCTTTTTGATTAGGTGTACTCGATATATAGTAATATAACACTTACATGTTCTcgtattattttaaatatgacGGGAACATGTAATGAATCCAGACTGAACCCGGTTAGTAGCACACTAAACTCACACCGAATCACTGCGAGAGTTACACGGCTTCTTACTC containing:
- the LOC117965949 gene encoding PAK4-inhibitor INKA2-like — protein: MARQLSKPERKTMDTCLRRLKQELLSMKESGDGLHDQMNSMMGALQELKLLQLQSALEQLQISESQSQLPATEEIKNRQEDWRVLRPSSFHTPRPASCSPSGPVSSSKHVLCARDEAGMMPSSEVHSGSSHHGSRVSSAPSEKESPSPIGSSTVDLHNCPPQAVDLQAIMQNLSREASLMDKGVPESMDDSNDWTSSLLCQSRNRQPLVLGDNIFADLVGNWLDLPEPEKKALEGERNDHPLSVSKSQEIIKKFSLTANLFKKFLRSVRPDKEKLLKEKPGWMSVEEQGTEISKRPKKSVKQKGTFYLPFCTQSKSRKVPQPSEEKKPGTYITRGSDAVEKVQPVFDYNTAVWV